In a genomic window of Balnearium lithotrophicum:
- a CDS encoding POTRA domain-containing protein has product MKKLLLSVLLILIPNLCFGEVVKEVQIEGLKWTKKRFVLRELLFKSGDEFSERKLKESIRNLLNTHLFYEIRPVVKRTKDGVIVKLKIKERFPIVPLPKLRLKSSGSYRAGMEVRDYNLLGMGHRLYTGYVKWFNTSSESYSVFTYFDLYRVIENRGNIYGGIYYSSEEESSESESYRVKKIDLPIGVHFFLDERKISQIRFGITPSFSRYTDVLSDKKIYYANLSYTRDLSTDMVYFVKGGIFNVSINQAVPKVSDLTTGRVDFSFSRSVQVSGTETRNYWLGMGTKLGYSGKGYKIVAPVPGYRSRLTESKRYIAGSYGIRAPIIDKSVYFFPKVYLGNTFKGTDGVLLSTGFEVTAFWAKLTDGIIRFKVFRGLGKDGDTQTLLKLTFRW; this is encoded by the coding sequence GAAGTGGACTAAAAAAAGGTTTGTTTTAAGGGAGCTCCTTTTTAAATCGGGGGATGAGTTTTCAGAAAGGAAACTCAAAGAGTCCATAAGGAACCTCCTAAATACCCACCTTTTCTACGAAATCAGACCGGTAGTTAAGAGGACTAAGGACGGGGTAATTGTTAAGCTAAAAATAAAGGAGAGATTTCCAATAGTTCCACTTCCAAAGCTTAGGTTGAAGAGCTCCGGCTCCTACAGAGCCGGAATGGAAGTCAGGGACTACAACCTGTTGGGAATGGGACACAGGCTCTACACAGGGTACGTTAAGTGGTTCAATACGAGTTCTGAAAGTTACTCTGTTTTTACATACTTTGACCTGTACAGGGTAATAGAAAACAGGGGAAACATTTATGGGGGGATTTACTACTCCTCTGAGGAGGAGAGTTCAGAGAGTGAAAGCTACAGGGTAAAGAAAATTGACCTACCCATTGGAGTTCACTTCTTTTTAGATGAAAGAAAAATAAGCCAGATAAGGTTTGGAATAACTCCTTCATTTTCAAGGTATACCGATGTCTTAAGCGATAAGAAAATATACTATGCAAACCTTTCATATACAAGGGACCTTTCAACCGACATGGTCTACTTTGTAAAGGGCGGAATTTTCAACGTTTCTATAAATCAAGCTGTTCCAAAGGTTTCTGATTTAACAACTGGGAGAGTTGACTTCAGCTTTTCAAGGTCCGTTCAAGTGTCCGGAACAGAAACCAGGAACTACTGGTTAGGTATGGGAACAAAGTTAGGCTACTCAGGTAAGGGATATAAGATAGTAGCTCCCGTTCCAGGATACAGGAGCCGATTAACCGAATCCAAAAGGTATATAGCAGGAAGTTATGGAATAAGAGCTCCAATAATTGACAAGAGCGTCTACTTCTTCCCGAAGGTATACTTGGGTAACACGTTCAAGGGAACCGATGGTGTTTTGCTCTCTACAGGATTTGAGGTTACTGCATTCTGGGCTAAGCTTACTGATGGTATCATAAGATTTAAAGTTTTCAGGGGTTTGGGAAAGGATGGAGATACTCAAACCTTACTAAAACTCACTTTTAGGTGGTAG
- a CDS encoding nitrilase-related carbon-nitrogen hydrolase — MKVSLVQFSSKLGEFDYNLERTVEFAERARKEGSSICIFPELSLTGYNVWDLTFEVAIRLDSPKFSPLLELSREIDIVVGFVEESPEYVFYNSAVYLSDGKIKHLHRKVYLPTYGMFDEGRFFGRGNRVESFNSALGRSSILICEDLWHMSTVYLSFLQGVKFIFALSSSPGRGYKEERMFGNAEIWQNMGEFYSRMTGSYFFFVNRVGTEDGFVFSGKSFVSNPFGEIVAEASPFEEEILTVEVKEELVRSARIGLPLLRDERPEIVLEALRRLKDEI, encoded by the coding sequence ATGAAGGTATCCTTAGTTCAGTTTTCCTCAAAGTTGGGAGAGTTTGACTACAACCTTGAGAGAACAGTCGAGTTTGCAGAAAGAGCAAGGAAGGAGGGCTCCTCCATCTGTATATTTCCGGAGCTCTCACTGACAGGGTACAACGTTTGGGACTTAACATTTGAAGTTGCAATAAGGCTTGATTCCCCAAAGTTCTCTCCCCTTTTAGAGCTAAGCAGGGAGATAGATATAGTTGTTGGATTCGTTGAGGAGAGTCCCGAGTACGTCTTTTACAACAGTGCCGTTTACCTTTCAGATGGAAAAATTAAGCACCTTCACAGGAAGGTATACCTCCCAACCTACGGGATGTTTGACGAGGGAAGATTCTTCGGAAGGGGAAACAGAGTAGAGTCATTTAATTCTGCTCTCGGGAGGAGCTCCATCCTCATATGTGAGGATTTGTGGCACATGTCAACCGTTTACCTCTCCTTCCTTCAAGGGGTAAAGTTTATATTTGCCCTCTCATCAAGCCCCGGAAGGGGTTATAAGGAAGAGAGAATGTTTGGAAATGCGGAAATTTGGCAAAACATGGGAGAGTTCTACTCTCGAATGACGGGCAGTTACTTCTTTTTTGTAAACAGGGTGGGAACCGAGGATGGATTTGTCTTTTCAGGGAAGTCCTTCGTTTCAAATCCCTTCGGTGAAATAGTGGCAGAGGCATCTCCCTTTGAGGAGGAGATTTTGACGGTTGAAGTAAAAGAGGAGCTTGTAAGGTCTGCAAGAATAGGCCTTCCTCTCCTGAGGGACGAAAGGCCGGAAATTGTACTTGAAGCTCTAAGGAGGCTAAAAGATGAGATTTAA